The DNA segment GAAGTGGATCGAGGACAAAATGCTGGGGGCGGAGTATATCGACAAAGACGATCTGAACGTGTATACGGTTATCGATGATCCGAGGGAGGCGGCGAAGCTGCTGGTCGATTTCCGCGAGAAGAAGGGTAAAGGCGGGCTGGAGGAGCCTCCGGGGATCAAGCGGCCTGCGGGGCAGCAGTGGCGGTAAACTGTTGGCTGATAAAGAGATATGTAAGGCGGATCGCTTTCGGGCGGTTCGCCTTTTTTATGTCGCGAGGGGGATTTCGGCGGTGAAGGTTGTGCCTTTTTCGGGGGTGGAGGTGAATGTTACCTTGCCTTTGAGGTAGCGTTCGGTGAGCAGCTTCATGCTGTATGTGCCGAGGCCTCGGCCCTTGCCTTTGGTGGTGAAGGAGCGCTGGAAGATCTTGAGCTGGTCGGTTTCGGGGATGTGTGTGGGGTTGTGGACGGTGAAGCGGGCGTTGGTTTGGTTTTTTGTGCAGCCGAGGGTGACGCGGTGGTCGGGGTCGCTTGCTTCGACAGCATTTTTGACCATGTTGCGGAGGACGCGTGAGAAGATGGTCGGGTCGGTTAGCAGCGGGATGTCCTGTGATGCGGGGTCGAGTATGACAGCGGGGCCCTTTGGGTTGTGGTAGGTGTCTCGAAGATCCGTCAGGAGTGAAAGTGAGTTTATGGATTCGGGGTTAATACTGAGGTCACCGCTTTCGGCGTTGAGGAGGTCGCGCTGGGCGCGGATCTCTTCGATCAGTCGGGCCGCATTATTTTCTGCTGCGGCGATGGCCTTTTTGGCTGTCCGGCTGGTGAATTTGCCCTGGGTTCCGAGTTTGAGGGCCGCTGCGGTGTTTAGGATGTCGTGGAAAAAGATTCGTTCGAGTATGCGGCGGCGGTTTTCATGGCTTATGTCGCTGACTGCGGCTACGACGAAACTTTGGGAGCCAATTTTGATGGGGCTTGTGCGGATCTGCAGTTCGAGATCGTCCCCGTGCGTTTCGCGGGTTATTGAGCATTGCTGTTGTGAAACTTTGCCGTTGATGGAGGTTAGTACCGCGTTTACGGCGCCGCAGGCGGAGCAGTTGTTGGTGGTACCGCAGCCGGCTGGGTTTTTTCGGGCGTGGATGCAGCCTACGACTTCGCCCGGTCGGCGGCCGAAGATCTCTTCGACGTCGAGTGCGCCGAGAAAGTCCAGGAAGGCGCGGTTTGCGAAGATGATCTGGCGGTGGGTGTTTACGATGAATACGAATTCGGAGACGGCGTCGTAGAGTTTGTGGAGGAAATCGCAGTCCTGAAGTGTGCGGACCTGGCTTTTAATGGTCTCTGCGGCGGCTCTGTCTGGTGGTGCGAATTCTGTGCGAGTTTGTTGGATACTCATGACATTGCCTCTGGAGGTACGCAACTAAATCGGTTTTCATTGTGCTGCGAGTGTGTTTGCGGAACTCAGGATAATGAATATGACTGTTCGATGCAATAGTTTTTTGGGTTTATGCGCTTGTGTGCGTACTTTTGGGGCCGGAGAAATTGCGGCAGGATAGGCTTACGGCCCTTATCACTCGCCGATTTCACGTTTTCGCTGCGGGCGGCGTACCAGCAGATATATCAGTGCACCGAGCCAGTTGGTCAGTACGATCACCAGCACCCACACGATCTTGTCGTTGCCTTCCGACGGTTCCTTCGTCACGCAGTCGACCAGCGCCCAAATCCAGAGTACCAGTGCGATCAACCCGATCGGCAGAAAACAGCAGGGCAGGCCACAGAAAATGTTCCGCTTCATCACCGGACCCTGTCGATGGTCGAACTGCACCCGCATCGGCGCATTGAATTCAGCGTCCGGTCCGCTAACGTCCGCTTGGGCGAACCCGCAGAACAACGAACCCGCGACAATGATCAGCAAGGCGATCCATTCGTATCTCATACTCGTGTCCTTATTCTCAAGCACCAAACTTGCGTATTCTTTCCGGACGTCGGGCTAGCAGGTATATCAAAGCACCGATCCACCCCGCCAGTACTATAACCAGCACCCACACGATCTTATCATTGCCCTCGGACGGCTCCTTAGTCGCGGCCTCTACGAGCATCCAAACCCAAAGCACGGTCAGCCCCAGGCCAAACATAATAAACAGCAACACCAGAATACCACCAATGCCAGGAGTAATCATACCAAATCCCTCACAATAACCTGAACATCCCCCGAAATCCGCACCTAATCCTTGTCACTTTTGAGCTCGAGCTTGTTCTTGTAGAAGTCCTGATTGACTATTCTATGGCCCGTCTTCGTCAGAGTAATGCGATTCCAAACCTGACCGGTCATTGTATCCACCATCAAAGCGTTGTCTTCTGTGAAGTACAGCTCAAACCGCCCCACCGGCCTGGTTGCGATCCGCCGCTCCACCGGACCCAGCTTCGCCCCCATGAAAATCAGGCATCCCGCACCGATCACAACCCCGACCAGCAGGCTCTTCCATTCCAGTTTGATCATTTCGTCTCCTCGAAAATAAAATGACTCAAAAGATATCCCGCCTGATCAACAGCCGAATGTCGAGAATACCCCAACTGTCCGCAATTGACAAGCATCTTATGTAACTCCGACAACAGTAAGACACTCACGACCGCTTTTCGTTACAAAAAAATTCTCGCAATTCCAAGATATTCCCGTAACGAAATCCTCGCACCCGTGTCTTATGAGTACAGCAGCACCGAAAAATTGAAAATCTACCCCCGCTGGACCGTGGCAACACGCAAAAGCCGCCCACATCCAGCCGGGAAAACAAAACACACACTCTCCTCAGCTATAGCCGGGGTCCTCGGGCCTCGGCTAATTTTTTGATCGGGCCTAGACAGCAGAACGCCTCCAGAGGCATCGTACGTTGCGCATGAAAAAACCGCCCGGCACCACAACAAACCGGACGGCTTACTAATTACAGAAATTCAACCCGCCTGAGACGGGTGGATCGGTATTTTATTACTGGCCCTGGGGCACGATATAGATCTCGACGCGTCTGTTCTGCGCCTTGCCTTCCTTCGTCTCGTTTGACGCGACCGGGCGGTACTCGCCAAAGCCGCGAACGCTGAGACGCTCAGGATCGACGCCTGCACCAACCATCTTCTGCAGTACACCGATGCCGCGATGTGCGGAAAGGTGCCAGTTGGTCGGATGTTTCGCCTTGCTGTACTTGATCGGATCGCTGTCGGTGTGGCCGGCCACGATCACGTCGAATTCCTCGCCGTCGCCGCTGGTCATGATATCACTGAGCAGATTGATCGACTCCATCGCCTGCTGCTGGACCTGGGCACTGCCCGGGGCGAACAGGAAATCACTCTTGAACTTCAGAACGCCGCGTTCTTCGTCGAAATCGACCATGTCGTTGCTCTCGGCGAAATCGCGAAGTTTGAGACTCAGCCCCATCGGCAGCTTTACTCCGCCGCGAAGCATCTCGGCGCGGAGCTGTTCGATAAGCTGCTTTTTCGCAGCGATATCTGCCTCAAGCGCCGCGATCTCTTCTGCCTGTGCCTCAGTATCGGCCCCCATTCTTGCACGAAGCGCCTCGAGCTGCTTTTCCATCTGGTCAACCTGCAGCTCGGCGTTACGCACCTGGCTCTCCAGGCTCGTTATCGTTTCTTGCTGAATACGGTTCTGATCCTTCAGGCTTTGATACTCCTCCTGGGAAACACAACCACTGCCCGCGACAAGCAGGCCCGCAACTACCAACAACATTACAATCCTGCAACTCTTCATGACCGTATCCTTTCAAGCAAACCGCAGTACCTTAATTAGCTGTCAATTCAATAGAAACTCAAACGGCCGACTATACAGCCCACCGCCGCGGATGTCACAAAACATATACATCCATGTATACATCACCGGCCCGTGTTGGCCGGGGCATTCAAGACGTCATTGCCGTGCCTACTTCTTCTTTTTCTTTTTCGACTTCTTTTCCTTCTTAGGCTTGGCTTTCTTTTCTTTTTTGGGCTTGGCCTTTTTGGTTTTCTTCTTTTTCGTCTTTGTTCCGCCACCGCCGCCGCTGCTGTCCATCGCAACACCGATCAGGTCTATCAGTGCGACGACAACCGCGAGCCCGATCGCGCCGTACATGATGTAACCCTCAACGCCGGTCAGGATCGTGGGTGTCACGCCGCGGATCGCGGAGATCACAACGATCACAGCGTATATCGTAGCCACCATCGGCAGCAGAAGTGAAACACCAAGTGCGTTACTTTTTGCGTCCGGTGGAGTCTCTACGACTCTTGCCGCCGCTGCCGGCACGCCGTACTGCTGCGGTTCGGGTGCAGCTACTGCCGCCGAGCCTCCGCTCGCTGCGGCGGCACTTCCACCCATAATATCGTCGGCTTCCTGCGAAATGCTCGCGCTGTCGGGTTCGGGCATTGCCGCTTCGCCCTCGGCTTCTTCGGCGGGCAGTATATCGTCCAGAACAGCACCAAGCGAAGTGTCATCCGCCTGCAGCGACAGGTCCAGCAGACCCGATCCGCTACCAACGCTGTCCAGATTCAAATCGTCATCCAGGTCGCCGAGCCCGCTGTCTTCCTCGTCGGTGCCCAGCTTCGTTTCGCCCATGCTGTCTTCGCTGACTTCGAATTCGTCCTCGCCCGCCAGCACATCCACGCCGGTCGTCTCGACGTTCGTATC comes from the Anaerohalosphaera lusitana genome and includes:
- a CDS encoding PLD nuclease N-terminal domain-containing protein — encoded protein: MRYEWIALLIIVAGSLFCGFAQADVSGPDAEFNAPMRVQFDHRQGPVMKRNIFCGLPCCFLPIGLIALVLWIWALVDCVTKEPSEGNDKIVWVLVIVLTNWLGALIYLLVRRPQRKREIGE
- a CDS encoding OmpA family protein, whose translation is MKSCRIVMLLVVAGLLVAGSGCVSQEEYQSLKDQNRIQQETITSLESQVRNAELQVDQMEKQLEALRARMGADTEAQAEEIAALEADIAAKKQLIEQLRAEMLRGGVKLPMGLSLKLRDFAESNDMVDFDEERGVLKFKSDFLFAPGSAQVQQQAMESINLLSDIMTSGDGEEFDVIVAGHTDSDPIKYSKAKHPTNWHLSAHRGIGVLQKMVGAGVDPERLSVRGFGEYRPVASNETKEGKAQNRRVEIYIVPQGQ
- a CDS encoding sensor histidine kinase, yielding MSIQQTRTEFAPPDRAAAETIKSQVRTLQDCDFLHKLYDAVSEFVFIVNTHRQIIFANRAFLDFLGALDVEEIFGRRPGEVVGCIHARKNPAGCGTTNNCSACGAVNAVLTSINGKVSQQQCSITRETHGDDLELQIRTSPIKIGSQSFVVAAVSDISHENRRRILERIFFHDILNTAAALKLGTQGKFTSRTAKKAIAAAENNAARLIEEIRAQRDLLNAESGDLSINPESINSLSLLTDLRDTYHNPKGPAVILDPASQDIPLLTDPTIFSRVLRNMVKNAVEASDPDHRVTLGCTKNQTNARFTVHNPTHIPETDQLKIFQRSFTTKGKGRGLGTYSMKLLTERYLKGKVTFTSTPEKGTTFTAEIPLAT
- a CDS encoding PLDc N-terminal domain-containing protein — protein: MITPGIGGILVLLFIMFGLGLTVLWVWMLVEAATKEPSEGNDKIVWVLVIVLAGWIGALIYLLARRPERIRKFGA